One genomic segment of Nonomuraea coxensis DSM 45129 includes these proteins:
- a CDS encoding ABC transporter permease: MTALTPASPLGRLRWTLTDGLTLVGRELGRLRQEPGQLVAALIFPAVMVVLFGYVFGSAIQVPGGGDYREYLMPGLFAMVTFSAWLGVMTRTAADASRGVMDRFRSMPMARLAVPFGQTGADVLTGLPMLAVMVATGLLVGWQPHRGLLPTAQAFLLVIVLRYALSWVGVYVGLAVRNEQVADAMVPLGLPFTMLSNAFVPTGGMPGWLRLLADWNPVSALTAAARQLFGNPGAPSGDVAWPLAHPVAAVLLWSAALLVVFVPLSLHACTRKGR, from the coding sequence ATGACCGCCCTCACCCCGGCCTCGCCACTGGGCCGCCTGCGCTGGACGCTCACCGACGGGCTGACCCTGGTCGGCCGCGAGCTGGGCCGGCTGCGGCAGGAGCCCGGCCAGCTCGTCGCCGCGCTGATCTTCCCGGCCGTCATGGTGGTGCTCTTCGGGTACGTCTTCGGCAGCGCGATCCAGGTGCCGGGCGGCGGCGACTACCGCGAGTACCTCATGCCCGGCCTGTTCGCGATGGTGACCTTCTCCGCCTGGCTGGGGGTCATGACGCGGACGGCCGCGGACGCCTCCCGCGGCGTCATGGACCGGTTCCGCTCCATGCCGATGGCGCGCCTGGCGGTGCCGTTCGGGCAGACCGGCGCCGACGTGCTGACCGGCCTGCCGATGCTGGCCGTCATGGTGGCCACGGGCCTGCTGGTGGGCTGGCAACCGCACCGCGGCCTGCTTCCCACGGCGCAGGCGTTCCTGCTGGTGATCGTCCTGCGGTACGCCCTGAGCTGGGTGGGCGTCTACGTGGGCCTGGCCGTGAGGAACGAGCAGGTCGCCGACGCGATGGTGCCGCTCGGCCTGCCGTTCACGATGCTGTCGAACGCGTTCGTCCCGACCGGCGGCATGCCGGGCTGGCTGCGCCTCCTGGCCGACTGGAACCCGGTGAGCGCGCTCACCGCCGCCGCACGGCAGCTCTTCGGCAACCCGGGTGCCCCGTCCGGAGACGTCGCCTGGCCGCTCGCCCATCCGGTGGCCGCCGTCCTGCTCTGGTCGGCCGCGCTCCTGGTGGTCTTCGTCCCGCTGTCGCTCCACGCCTGCACACGTAAAGGACGCTGA
- a CDS encoding electron transfer flavoprotein subunit alpha/FixB family protein: MSEILVLVEQVEGEVKKVTLELLTLARSLGTPAAVWLGPGITADAKAKLAEYGAEKIYVGGSEELVQYVVAPKAEALAQLVADKAPAAVLVAATAEGKEIAGRLAVKTDSGVITDAVGLGEGFVADQSIFGGGVNVRAKVRRGTPIVAVRPNSTAPAPSAGAGAEEEISVTLSEAAKAARVVERVKQEKGARPELTEAAIVVSGGRGVGSAENFSVIEGLADALGAAVGASRAATDAGWYPHQFQVGQTGKTVSPQLYIAAGISGAIQHRAGMQTAKTIVAINKDPEAPIFELADYGVVGDLHQVVPQLTEEIKKRK; this comes from the coding sequence ATGTCGGAAATTCTCGTTCTGGTCGAGCAGGTCGAAGGCGAGGTCAAGAAGGTCACGCTGGAGCTGCTCACGCTGGCCCGCTCGCTCGGCACGCCCGCCGCCGTCTGGCTCGGCCCCGGCATCACCGCCGACGCCAAGGCCAAGCTGGCCGAGTACGGCGCTGAGAAGATCTACGTCGGCGGCTCCGAGGAGCTCGTCCAGTACGTGGTCGCGCCCAAGGCCGAGGCCCTGGCCCAGCTCGTGGCCGACAAGGCGCCCGCCGCCGTGCTCGTGGCCGCCACGGCCGAGGGCAAGGAGATTGCCGGCCGCCTGGCCGTCAAGACCGACTCCGGCGTCATCACCGACGCCGTGGGCCTCGGCGAGGGCTTCGTGGCCGACCAGTCGATCTTCGGCGGCGGCGTCAACGTCCGCGCCAAGGTCCGCAGGGGCACGCCCATCGTGGCCGTGCGCCCCAACTCCACCGCTCCCGCCCCGTCCGCCGGCGCCGGCGCCGAGGAGGAGATCTCGGTCACGCTCTCCGAGGCCGCCAAGGCCGCGCGCGTGGTCGAGCGGGTCAAGCAGGAGAAGGGCGCCCGCCCCGAGCTGACCGAGGCCGCGATCGTGGTCTCCGGCGGCCGTGGCGTCGGCTCGGCCGAGAACTTCAGCGTCATCGAAGGGCTCGCCGACGCGCTCGGCGCGGCCGTGGGCGCCTCCCGCGCCGCGACGGACGCGGGCTGGTACCCGCACCAGTTCCAGGTCGGCCAGACCGGCAAGACGGTCTCGCCGCAGCTCTACATCGCGGCCGGCATCTCCGGCGCCATCCAGCACCGGGCGGGCATGCAGACCGCGAAGACGATCGTCGCGATCAACAAGGACCCGGAGGCGCCGATCTTCGAGCTGGCCGACTACGGCGTGGTGGGCGACCTGCACCAGGTCGTGCCCCAGCTCACCGAGGAGATCAAGAAGCGCAAGTAG
- a CDS encoding electron transfer flavoprotein subunit beta/FixA family protein → MNIVVCVKQVPDTATERKLRSDDKTLDRDAADGVVNELDEYAVEEALKLKEAHGGEVTVLTMGPGKATETIRKALAMGADKAVHLSDDALHGSDALSTSYAMAQVLKKIGFDLVILGSESTDARTGVLAAMLAERLGASQLTLANKVEVEGTSIRVQRITDYGFDKVEAALPAVVSVVEKINEPRYPSFKGIMAAKKKPVETIAIGDASIDAGQVGLDAAWSEVVDFAAAPPRAAGTIVKDEGDGGANAADFLASKKFI, encoded by the coding sequence ATGAACATCGTCGTCTGCGTGAAGCAGGTCCCCGACACGGCGACCGAGCGCAAGCTGCGGTCCGATGACAAGACGCTCGACCGCGACGCCGCCGACGGCGTGGTCAACGAGCTTGACGAGTACGCGGTCGAGGAGGCGCTGAAGCTCAAGGAAGCGCACGGTGGCGAGGTCACCGTGCTGACCATGGGCCCCGGCAAGGCCACCGAGACCATCCGCAAGGCCCTCGCCATGGGCGCCGACAAGGCCGTGCACCTGAGCGATGACGCGCTCCACGGCTCCGACGCGCTCTCCACCTCGTACGCGATGGCGCAGGTGCTCAAGAAGATCGGCTTCGACCTGGTGATCCTCGGCTCGGAGTCCACCGACGCCCGCACCGGCGTGCTGGCCGCCATGCTGGCCGAGCGCCTCGGCGCCTCGCAGCTCACGCTGGCCAACAAGGTCGAGGTCGAGGGCACCTCGATCCGCGTCCAGCGCATCACTGACTACGGCTTCGACAAGGTCGAGGCCGCGCTGCCCGCCGTCGTGTCCGTGGTCGAGAAGATCAACGAGCCGCGCTACCCGTCGTTCAAGGGCATCATGGCGGCCAAGAAGAAGCCGGTCGAGACGATCGCCATCGGCGACGCCTCCATCGACGCCGGGCAGGTCGGCCTGGACGCCGCCTGGTCCGAGGTCGTCGACTTCGCCGCGGCCCCGCCGCGCGCGGCCGGCACGATCGTCAAGGACGAGGGCGACGGTGGCGCGAACGCCGCCGACTTCCTCGCGTCCAAGAAGTTCATCTGA
- a CDS encoding serine/threonine-protein kinase, giving the protein MSERLGPYELLSRLGSGGFGEVHLALDAEGRTVAVKVLHPHVAADAAALARLAREVETMRRVGGPNVAEVLDASLEGGRPYLVTRYVQGRPLSAVPAPVGDLRRLAAGLADALLAMHEAGVVHRDLKPANVILAEGDPVVIDFGIASALDSLSVTASGAVVGTPGYLAPEVLEGRQAGMEADVFSFGATLAYAATGRQPYGQGPAAAVAYRVVHHPPDLEGAPEWLAPLLRECLATDPAKRPTAAEICARLGVEHVPAASLAARPVPSRPGDETATMEWRPGVDRRRRTVEESRARHREKVRRRWVIGSGLFVALLSAAAWELLPEVGLFLLAAYALGVVTDAGVALFTRGPYRRSRVIVDIVGAAGVAGLCFGLAAVLSTFTLALFAGTALVVGIVFLLSA; this is encoded by the coding sequence ATGAGCGAGCGCCTCGGCCCTTACGAACTCCTCTCGCGGCTGGGGTCGGGCGGCTTCGGCGAGGTGCACCTGGCGCTCGACGCGGAGGGCCGCACGGTGGCCGTCAAGGTGCTGCACCCGCACGTCGCCGCCGACGCCGCCGCGCTGGCCCGGCTGGCGCGCGAGGTGGAGACCATGCGCCGGGTCGGCGGCCCCAACGTCGCCGAGGTGCTGGACGCCTCCCTGGAGGGCGGACGTCCCTATCTGGTGACCCGCTACGTCCAGGGCCGCCCGCTGAGCGCCGTGCCCGCGCCGGTCGGGGACCTGCGCCGGCTGGCCGCCGGGCTGGCCGACGCGCTGCTGGCCATGCACGAGGCCGGGGTCGTGCACCGCGACCTCAAACCGGCGAACGTCATCCTGGCCGAGGGCGACCCGGTCGTCATCGACTTCGGCATCGCCAGCGCGCTGGACTCGCTGTCGGTGACCGCCTCGGGCGCGGTGGTGGGCACGCCCGGCTACCTGGCCCCCGAGGTGCTGGAGGGGCGTCAGGCGGGCATGGAGGCCGACGTGTTCTCCTTCGGCGCGACCCTCGCGTACGCGGCCACCGGGCGGCAGCCGTACGGGCAGGGCCCGGCCGCCGCGGTCGCCTACCGGGTCGTGCACCATCCGCCCGACCTGGAGGGCGCGCCCGAGTGGCTGGCGCCGCTGTTACGCGAGTGCCTGGCCACCGATCCGGCCAAGCGGCCGACCGCGGCCGAGATCTGCGCCCGGCTGGGCGTCGAGCACGTGCCCGCCGCCTCCCTCGCGGCCCGTCCCGTCCCTTCGCGGCCGGGTGACGAGACCGCGACCATGGAGTGGCGGCCGGGCGTCGACCGGCGGCGCCGCACGGTCGAGGAGTCGCGGGCGCGCCACCGGGAGAAGGTGCGCAGGCGGTGGGTGATCGGGTCGGGGCTGTTCGTGGCGTTGCTGTCGGCGGCGGCCTGGGAGCTGCTGCCGGAGGTGGGGCTGTTCCTGCTGGCGGCGTACGCGCTGGGCGTGGTCACGGACGCCGGGGTCGCGCTGTTCACGCGCGGGCCGTACCGGCGTTCGCGGGTGATCGTCGATATCGTCGGTGCGGCAGGGGTCGCGGGCCTCTGCTTCGGGCTGGCGGCGGTGCTCAGCACCTTCACCCTGGCGCTGTTCGCCGGCACGGCGCTGGTCGTGGGGATCGTGTTCCTGCTGTCGGCCTGA